A genomic region of Bernardetia sp. ABR2-2B contains the following coding sequences:
- a CDS encoding tetratricopeptide repeat-containing sensor histidine kinase, with translation MKRWLLLLFFGFITLSFSFAQDKADEEWNEIQSMFFSSQDIEYYEKLVDLLSKGENKLNQQRISFLTEKITEKTPIPTKIRVHWLEGYVYEDIGKRGLSLERNLSAYKLAKDNNLLPERALAAKLLASNYIRLGLEEQAIMYALDASDIFTKIDDKINKVILLYTIGDIYFQAENYKEAIKNYNSGYNYAVKNDFLWEQRYTANNLGVAYRELQKIDSSLYYYRIAKQVATQMNDTVALALASGNIGEILYKKKNYGQAVYLLEEDVRLSSQYKNWGSAANALVLLGKIYNERENDFQASIYLDSAYEIASRNKLQKTIAAVYEEQAKLFVKKDSFQRALKLEREAKIIRDSITHREIAINLAAVQSAFENGQALAQVKILEKENENKKITIWATTIGLFAAIFFLTILLYQNQQKKQLNKKLVEKNKETAEQNIKLITQKEKIATLNLSLNDKVEQRTQELEKSIENLAEVRHELDSFMYRASHDLRAPLVRLEGLSNLLKMVTKGLETDDNLQSIYEVHTYIDLFDATLKQMDTMLRRLMQLHDLIEEESYFTEIDNLHLFVEEAKTASYDYAPNGISIKAKIESHAPLITDKKWFRLIIINLLRNSLVYHNMNETPTIELLIRVEKEQILIEVSDNGEGIPTDLLGSVFNMFVRSSERSIGSGLGLYLVKKAVNKLDGNIFCNSTPFIKTTFSVYIPNRDEISQTSSKGNGVDDIFVFA, from the coding sequence ATGAAAAGATGGCTTTTATTGCTATTTTTTGGATTTATTACGCTTTCTTTTTCATTTGCTCAAGATAAGGCTGATGAAGAATGGAATGAAATACAGTCGATGTTTTTTTCTTCACAAGATATAGAATATTATGAGAAACTTGTTGATTTGCTTAGTAAAGGCGAAAATAAATTAAATCAGCAACGAATTAGCTTTTTAACAGAAAAGATAACAGAAAAAACTCCAATACCTACAAAAATACGTGTTCATTGGCTAGAGGGATATGTTTATGAAGATATTGGTAAACGTGGACTTTCATTAGAGCGAAACCTTAGTGCCTACAAACTAGCTAAAGATAATAATTTGCTTCCAGAAAGAGCTCTTGCTGCTAAACTACTCGCTAGTAATTATATTCGACTTGGTTTGGAAGAACAAGCCATTATGTATGCCTTAGATGCTTCAGACATTTTTACAAAAATAGATGATAAAATAAATAAAGTAATATTACTTTATACAATTGGAGATATTTATTTTCAAGCAGAAAACTATAAAGAAGCTATTAAAAACTATAACTCTGGATATAATTATGCTGTCAAAAATGATTTTTTGTGGGAACAACGTTATACTGCTAATAATCTAGGTGTTGCTTATAGAGAACTTCAAAAGATAGACTCTTCACTTTACTATTATAGGATAGCCAAACAGGTTGCTACGCAGATGAACGATACAGTCGCTTTGGCTTTGGCATCTGGGAATATTGGAGAGATTCTCTATAAAAAGAAAAATTATGGACAAGCAGTTTATTTATTAGAAGAAGACGTACGTTTGAGTAGTCAATATAAAAACTGGGGAAGTGCTGCTAACGCTCTTGTTTTGTTAGGCAAAATATATAATGAAAGAGAAAATGATTTTCAAGCTAGTATTTATCTTGATAGTGCTTATGAAATTGCTTCAAGAAATAAATTACAAAAAACAATAGCTGCTGTTTATGAAGAACAAGCTAAGTTATTCGTAAAAAAAGATAGCTTTCAAAGAGCTTTAAAACTGGAAAGAGAAGCAAAAATAATTCGTGATTCGATTACACACCGTGAAATAGCTATCAACTTAGCAGCCGTACAATCAGCTTTTGAGAATGGACAAGCACTAGCACAGGTAAAGATTTTGGAGAAAGAAAATGAGAATAAAAAAATAACAATTTGGGCAACTACAATCGGTCTTTTTGCAGCAATATTCTTTCTAACAATTCTACTTTATCAAAATCAACAGAAAAAGCAACTTAATAAGAAATTAGTCGAAAAAAATAAAGAAACAGCAGAACAAAATATAAAGCTTATTACTCAAAAAGAAAAAATTGCTACTCTTAACCTTAGTCTTAATGATAAAGTAGAGCAACGAACACAAGAGCTAGAAAAAAGTATAGAAAACTTGGCAGAGGTAAGGCACGAACTAGATAGCTTTATGTATAGAGCTTCTCACGATTTACGTGCGCCTTTAGTGCGTTTGGAAGGCTTGAGCAACCTCTTAAAAATGGTAACAAAAGGGCTAGAAACTGATGATAACCTGCAATCTATTTATGAAGTTCATACCTATATAGATTTATTTGATGCTACTTTGAAGCAAATGGATACAATGCTTCGAAGGCTAATGCAACTTCACGATTTGATAGAAGAAGAATCTTATTTTACAGAAATAGATAATTTGCATTTGTTTGTGGAAGAAGCCAAAACAGCCTCCTATGATTATGCTCCCAACGGAATATCTATAAAAGCAAAAATTGAAAGCCACGCACCACTCATTACAGATAAGAAATGGTTCCGTCTAATTATCATCAACCTGCTTCGTAATTCCCTTGTGTATCACAACATGAATGAGACTCCAACCATCGAACTGCTCATTAGAGTAGAAAAAGAACAAATTTTGATAGAAGTGAGTGATAATGGAGAAGGAATACCTACCGACTTGTTGGGTTCTGTTTTTAATATGTTTGTGCGTTCTTCGGAGCGTTCGATAGGAAGTGGTTTAGGACTTTATCTTGTCAAAAAAGCTGTTAATAAATTAGATGGAAATATTTTTTGTAATTCTACTCCCTTTATCAAAACCACTTTTTCAGTCTATATTCCCAATCGGGATGAGATTAGCCAAACTTCTTCAAAAGGAAATGGTGTAGATGATATTTTTGTGTTTGCTTAA
- a CDS encoding HNH endonuclease, which yields MRKVNKPSEVPAVLQRRQAELKEQLVIKQPKFWKNKHYAQPTKKDLKEIYKNKCGFCERVLKEDQSYEGFTVEHFRPKSHYYWLALEWTNLFPLCRKCNKIKDDSFPTKNQSVQHPPINENGNIILSKCLADSEELLNEKPFYLHPEIDEPLDFFEVDKSGQFVAKSDLNGFDSQRANEMIDKFLGNQNLVNERKKPIQRIKNQLDSVVINFKEYCSENYTDREIKLAFFSLFKTLFTLGDKEQEFSLVGYYMNENFEDFFLEEYEFGEQELIKYAYSLFLEENAP from the coding sequence ATGAGAAAAGTGAATAAACCGAGCGAAGTACCAGCAGTTTTACAAAGAAGACAAGCTGAACTAAAAGAACAGTTAGTAATAAAACAGCCCAAGTTTTGGAAAAATAAGCATTACGCTCAACCTACAAAAAAAGACTTGAAAGAAATTTATAAAAATAAATGTGGGTTTTGTGAACGAGTTTTGAAAGAAGACCAAAGTTATGAAGGATTTACAGTTGAGCATTTCAGACCCAAAAGTCATTATTATTGGTTAGCTTTAGAATGGACAAATTTATTTCCTCTTTGTAGAAAATGTAACAAAATAAAAGATGATAGTTTTCCTACTAAAAATCAAAGTGTTCAACACCCTCCTATTAATGAAAATGGAAATATTATTTTATCAAAGTGTCTTGCCGATAGTGAAGAGCTTTTAAATGAAAAGCCTTTTTATTTACACCCAGAAATTGACGAGCCTTTAGATTTTTTTGAGGTAGATAAAAGTGGTCAATTTGTAGCAAAATCGGATTTAAATGGTTTTGATTCTCAACGAGCTAATGAAATGATAGATAAATTTTTAGGAAATCAGAATTTAGTAAACGAACGGAAAAAACCAATTCAAAGAATAAAGAATCAATTGGATAGTGTTGTTATCAATTTTAAAGAATACTGTTCAGAAAATTATACAGACAGAGAAATTAAATTAGCTTTTTTTTCATTGTTTAAAACTCTATTTACTCTAGGGGATAAAGAGCAAGAATTTTCTCTAGTTGGATACTATATGAATGAAAATTTTGAGGACTTTTTTTTAGAGGAGTATGAATTTGGCGAACAAGAATTAATAAAATATGCTTATAGTTTATTTTTAGAAGAAAACGCACCTTAA